Below is a window of Cataglyphis hispanica isolate Lineage 1 chromosome 14, ULB_Chis1_1.0, whole genome shotgun sequence DNA.
gaAAAATCATTCTGCGCGAGTGTACATTTTTTCACGCGGCGTCACAATCGAGTTTATCGATCCGGAATGACAGTCTTCATGGTTTGCAGTAACAACACACGGTATATTATCATCCATTTAATCGTTGCGTTGCGTGCCATAGATTGATACTacgactcttttttttttgcttgtttCGCGCTTTTATCTGTTGTACTTTTCTTAGCTTCGTTAATGTTTATTGATACATGATCGGAAGCtaccattattattttaacaagataGGATTGTGtgcgtatataatattataattacatcgtaaaactatttttaattttatttttaactatttctTAGACGCATTTACAATCGATTtcctctttaaaattaattattatttccgcatatcttaattttttaataaattaaatatttcaataattaaattttaaattgacattctaaaaatataaaacttgaattgtgttaaatttaattgatctaATTTagcagattatttattaaaaattcttcaaattatataatatataaatattatacaattcaataattcaataattttttaatgtgataacctgatgaaacatatttaataccaCATTTGATTTCATGGGTAGATTTCTAATCGCAATTTCAAAATACAGAGTAGATAACTTTATTATGCATAATccattagataaataaagagagGAGCTCGCGTGACCCGCTCGTGCCGAGTGAGAGGAAATGCATGAACAATATCTATGAACGAGCACCCGGGAGAGAGTCCTGTACGGTCGTTGAAAGTGATAATACACGGTAACGCAAAGTATGTATCGGCGCAATTGGGTCCCGATAGATCGCCCAGTTTTCCCCCGCGATTCGCTTATCTGCCTCGCAATGACCGGCAATTTGTCTTCGTATTCCTCGCGTCGCAATCAGATATATACACAACGAGCGCGCGGGCTTCTCGGCCGCACTTCGCTTCGCATCGCGGCCTTTCCGCAAGCGCGTGCACCGCTAAAGGTCATCGTCTAGTCTAAGTGTTACGCGCACCACCGTGAGATCTTTCTAATTACGCCGCTGGGATTCTCGAGATTTCTAATCTTGATAGGATCCGCTGTGCATTTAACACGCTTTCGGGTTTTATACgcgaagaataaaatatttttcgccaGAAAAACtttcaacaaatttattatatatttgttgcaaaaaaaaaaaaaaatgtcgcaGAAGTAATGAGATATGATTAGTTAGAGAATTGAAGAAGCAGATgttgtgaaattataaaacaagcaCTAAAAAGTTGTTTACGTTCTGATTGAGATGTgtgctggaaaaaaaaattgcgacaatAGCTTTGATCCCACAATTCTTTAGCGTTATAGTATGTGTTAGTCGTTAAGGATATAATCGCGTTTTAAAACCTTTCGTCATGATACGATCGCTTTACAGTCCATTAAAACGAAACGATTCTTTACTTGTCAGTACTTGAGAGGTACTCTCGCTTGCTCACTCTTGCGAAAAGATTCTCTTACAATTTCCGTTTAATCGATAGTTTTTAGCTGAATTCTCTAGCTAAatctttgtgatttttttcttcatacatTAAAgccatataaaattttttaaattccgtTTGTTTGAAGCGAAAACCCTCGCGTGTGATTAATCGCGTTTCGTCTCGCGCAAAACTTGAGAAAAGccgaataagagagagagagagagagaagaatattttCCGTGCTTCGCCGCCACACTCCGGGTAGATTATACCCCGTATCTATCCTTCTTTTTACGGTCCGACTATTCCGACCGACAGTGCAGAGAGAGAGTGAACAGTCAGtccattaattatttcctCCGACCTGTTTCAGAGGCACCGCCGGCACCATCTCGGGAGCCATGCCGGCTGACGAGCTCGCGCGTACCCGACGAGAAGACCGAGGTGGTAGAAAACCGAGCTTACAGCCGCCTtaacgcacgcacgcacgcacgacCGACCGCGTCGTTTTGCCTCGATAGAGAGAAGGAGTGCGAGAGTGTAAGAGAGAACTCCCTTCGCGGATCGACCCGCGGATCATGCCCTTAACGAAGCACGTTGTCGTCGCATAGTTCTGCGCTCCGATATGTGAGAGAACCGCCGTCTGGTGAATGTCGTCGCCATGGTGGAGCAACTGGTGTGCAGCAACTCGCTGAGCCCGGGAACGTAGCGTCCACATAAGCGCCTGTGGTTCGCACATATAAACGTACTTCTTCTAGctgtaaagaattaattacgaCGAGAAGGTATTTCCGGCTCGAGAATCGTTCACGATAAATGACGTGCCTTTATGGCTTATATAACGAAGATTGAAATCGGACCTAAAGATTAAAATCAACGAATAGCGTGTTATGAAACGACGAACTTGGTGCGACTTGCAAGCTTAACGAGCAATATAATCCATTGTGGAACGTTTACAAAGCGTGATGAAGAGAGAAGTGATATTTCTGACGCATGAAGAATCTAGATTGAAAAggataaagtatataatgtattaatgtgACTTGGAAACGATATGAAGAATCTAATCTGAGGAAGATCGAAGTTAATAATCAATGTGACTCGGTGTAATTCAGTAGTCTCTTCAGTCACGTAGCCGTCATGTGAGGATCTGCagggaagaaaagagaagaagccTCACCCTGTGTGACACCAGCGAGTGTCGAGTAATGCTGAAGCACATCTTGACGGGGCAGCCGTCGTCAACGGGCTCCAGGCATCATCATAATGATTATCAAACGAGCTCGGGCTCGTTGCACGGCGGGCACCATCATCACCATTTGCACAATAACTCGCTGCACCAGGAGCAGCAACCGCAACAGCAGCAGCCGCAATCGCAACAGCATCACCACCATCATCATTATACCGGAGGCGCCGGGACAACGCGCGGTGGACATCGCGGTAACAACGGCGGAATCGATGTGTACGACTCCATGGTGCAGAGATCGATGGCGCATCAATCGGCGACGACGCCCTCGTCGACACACCGGCATCCGTTAAATCACTCCCAGCTGAGCGTCAACAATCTGTCGCAACGCTTGAATCACTCGCACGCGCTCAATGTGTCGACGCTGTCGACCTCCAAGCACTCGGTCAACAGCGTCAGTCCGGTAGCCGGCGCTAATGGTAACAATAACGGCgccaacaataataataacaaccaTAACAACATTTCGGTCGCGAGTCAGCTGGGCCATACCGTCATCTCGCAAACGAGCGCCTTGCATCAAGATCGTCCGAAAGCGAACGGTGGTCTCGACATCTCCAGGCTGTCGCGGTTGCCGAGCCAGAATACGCCGTCACCCGCACCTGCCGCACCTGCGCTTCCTGTCGTGGCCGGCCAGGTAGCTGGCGGGCCAACGGTAATACCCCTCAATACCTCCTGGTCCTCGTCCCTGTCTAGGAATCTTCATCGGAACGACGAAGCAGGCGTGAAAGAGATGCTGACGAGCCTTGGACTATTGTGCCTAGTGTCTCTACTTCTGGCACTGCTCTCAGTTATCTTTCTGTTGAAAATCTCACCGCTCACAGTCACGTCCAACAGTCTCATCAGTCCCGAGGAGTTTGTCATTGTTTATGAGGTCACCCTAGCGTTGTGTGCTCTCGCCCTGTCGCTCAACTTGTGTTGTCTGTTGGTCTGCGCCATACAGTTCCTTTTCGCGGTGAAACTCGTCAAGACTTCGTACCAGGGACACCGGTAAGTCGCTAAGACTCATAATTatcacattttcttttctaatatttgGAAAGATCactaaaatctattattagttctattattattattattactattattataattaagatttgatATCTTGATGCTGCTCAATAAAAATACTTCGGATCTTGATAGGGCAAAAAGATTCCGAGGCCGCTCATGGACTTATTAATCGGCGAAATGGTCGATGACTAATGAACGAAATGAAAAGAACCGATACGGTGCGCCTGCGCGCCTTTGACACGCTGGAATCcagttcaattatttttaagctcTAATGGGAGGGCCGGCCATCCCGTACGATTCGGTGCGGACAAACCGAAATTCGCAATTAATTAACGCGGTAAAAAAGCGATGTTCTTCCCGCGACCGACCGATTTGGAACGGCGCGCAGTAACATCCCCGTCGTTGTGTTGTGACCTCTGGACTCGATGTCTAAAGATCGATTCACACTCAACACCATACAGTTCGGATAACAAGATCAGGTTTTATTCTCTTattgtaagaataattttgctcgttttttatgaattttaatcgttaattattcatatacagtagtaatataataataataatatgcaaattttaataataaaatttctcattttataataaatcttacagACTTAAACAGGCCTTCAAaaaattcgttaaaaaataataaaaaaatattttttttaagaaaaattgaaattaaaaaagatgaaattaattctgccgtgatttttattataataaatgattatcatattaacatctgtatatataaaattgtataaaagaatttacagATTTTGTGATTGTTCAGTGTGTATTAGTCTTAACGTGCCGTGCTCTTTGAAGTTTTTATTACGAAACGTATCGCATCGCGGAAAATTGTGGTCGCGGATTCCTTTATACGTCCGATAAAAGAATGGACATCGGATCCCTCGTAATCCTCCTTAAGACGCGTAATAAATGGTTCGTAATCTTGATTCGACGCAATGCGCCGATATCTTAGCTAACATCTTAGCTAATAAGCAGTgcgcgaaaaaagaaaaaatgacgaAGAAGCCGACAAGCATTATTGCTGTTGCCGCTATTGCTTCAACATTATTTTCGACATTCGAGCGAAATTATGCAAACCGGGAATTTTGTACGAATGGAAGAATGCGGcgcaattgcattttttttttttagcgacgACTGTATCGCGTcggattatgaaaaattttattgatactcTTGTTaacattcttaatatataaacgatcacgaatatattatattttcaaattttaatatcacttCACTTAATGTAATGTTTTAAGCTTATAAAATCGTGTATTTGTAAGAATTCCAGATTATAAGAGatccaatattttaaagatatgaatattttcttaataatggaaaaatatcattaaagatttCAAGGTTCTATGTAAGTcgaaataacatattatactaagcaaagaaatacatatttaagaatttataatgaaaggaaatttagaaaaaaaatctacagaTTCGaacatttcacaattttaatagtcaacgatttaaaaattcaacataagtttagaaaaaaaaaaatttaatacattcaaGTATATCTCTAAATAGCATTCGTCTCGAGTGCTAGTTAAACATTCCGGAAAAGAAACGATTAAGTATGCAAGAAATTCCGAACAGCCTGTGAACCTTGCACGATACACGTAAAGACGATCCGGTAATTGCACAGGAAGCGATGAGACTCGCGTAATAGGATGTAATATAGGGGACACCGAATCTGCCGTTTAGAAAGGAGGGATGGATTCTTCCCGTGGAATCGAAGGAAGCGATTTATACGCGGATATCGGGCCCGCATTCACGGGTGTTCTTCGTTTCTCCTCCCGCCTCGATCTCACGATCGCGTCGTCGTCGACATACGCGATCAAGATCGTCCGCATCGGAATGAAATGGGGTTCCCAGTCATCCATGCGTACACTCGCCGTATACTCGCgcgcgaatatatatgtacatatatatatatatatatatatatatatatatatatatatatacgggtAGATTTCGTATCCAGTATGAGGGTATTCGTAGTGCTGCCCCTGCCCCTTTCCCTTCCCCCTGCCTTCCCCCTTTTCCGACACGATATATCAGCGTCTTACCGTGCGAGAGTTCCTTCTCACGGAGAGAGGCGCAAAAATTCGCATTACGCGCGTGTAAGCGTGCATGTACACGCACGGATCGAGAACACGAGTGGAAGAGAATCGGAGCGAGACGCAGATAGATCGCGATGTCGCGATTCTCCGAAATTACCCTCGTTAAAGAAACGCGTTGATGCGATCATTCTTGGGGATCTCTCCCGAAGCGTGACCTCTTTTTTCCAGAACACAATGTCGGGCCCGAGTAACTGTAGAGTGCTTAAGAACAGTGGATGACTTTTCGTAAAGGAGAGGAGTAAGAATATGACGTGGGggacaaaaaattttcagacgatgacaatttgttttttatgtgatttaaaaaaaataaatttaaatattgatgaatattttaatacgaatgtgcgacaattattaaaaagttattattaaaatattacatcaaaaatattatttggaatttttataatagattatttgtttaatttttgtgattttcatgtcatttttgcattattaatatctatatctttGTCATATCGCTGtgtctaaagaaaaaatatattggggACCTTTCGATTTTACTATTTCGCTTATTTTCATTCGCGAAAACGTGATGTATAAACTCAGATGAATCGACGCGCGTATAATACGTAGAACTCATTTTGCCGCAGTGGAAAAGGACGAGAAAATTCCGAGTAGAGTCGTAGAACAGGTAGGAGCGGAGATGGCCATTAATGACCGCCTTgacattaaataagaaaaacaaaaagggCTTAAGAATGTACGTAACGATAACTTCCTCTTGTTTCTCTCGCGTACATCCGCAGTATCGCATTTTTCTGCCGTTAGAAAATCTATAGGTCAATAAAACGCGATTaatgtctctttcttttaacGCTGACAGATTTGTATTTTTGCGCGACTAGCGACTCAGACGTATTCTTATTTCGTATATCTTATCGAACAAAGATAATGGATGCCCTCTTTTTATCCGTCGTCGACGTTACTCGGCCCTTACCGTCTCCACTTTCGAGCTTCTCTTACAAGGTTTTCATTTCTGGATTATATCTAGAGAGATTCCATGTGCCATGAAGACGGCTGTAAAAcctaaaagtttgaaaaaagaattttctgaGATGAAAATTCTTCGGATAACTGACCGGACGATTGGTATCTTCCTCGAAAATATTTACGCattaatagagatatataaatagtttgtTCCGAAAAGACagaacctgttttaattaaatccttTCGTAGACGGCAATTAATTTTCGTTAGTTTtcgtgattataaaatttctctttatcgGCATCACAATCTCAAAAAATGTTGTTGATCAATTTCTCATTCGACACATAatgggaatatatatatatatatatatatatatatatatatatatatatatatatatatatataccatgtgttaatattataaatacgtgaaagagataaaagaaaaaataaaaatagaacatatacatactttcctaaaaaatatttttaaatatttttaaattaatctttttcgttatttaattatatcacaaggtaataaaaaaattattaatatttttttttattattaatgtttaatatccGATGTTGAAAGTCCTTGATGAAATCCTGGGCTTTTTCAGATAAGTTAAAAGCGACAGGCAGACAGATCGCAGACGCGCGAAAGACTGATAAAGTAACGATGCTTGCGCATATAACTTGAATGTAGGTGACGGGTTAACGGCTTCTTTCTAAACAATATTCTGTGCCAACTGATAAGTGCAACGATCGATCAGTGTGCATGCTATTTTTACGCTATCACGAAACGTTATAGCCCTACCTCTACgttcatgaaaaaataatggacTGCAGTTCTCGCATATATAGGTGACTAGGAAATTCATAAACAATTGTTTAGGAAGAGCTCAAACACTTTTTTGCTAATATTTCGTCACAAGATCACAATCgctaagatttaattaataatttaattaaaatttaacgaagcactttcgatttttttttattaatgataaataatatcttaaaaaattgtcaagtattttacttgtatttatattttgaatgcaatgcgtatatttttaatatagataaagattTAACGTATATGGCTTTGATCGAGTAAACGAAACTCTTGGCGTAACGTGATGGAATGAGCTCTGGTATTCAGGTTTGGTTTTCGTCATTCGCAGCGTAAATGTCTTAGTTACGAGACTCTACTAATAAATCTGCGCGCAGCTGCCGAATAAATACCAAACAGACGCGCCGACATGTTTCAGAGAGTTTTGAACCGTAGAATTATAACCGGGTCCGATATGCTAATTCGATCAAAGCGAGCGTTGGTAGCTTTGAGTTACGTTCGCGGTTATTAATAGAATTCAACGGAAATTCGTAAGGAAACAGATTCGTCGgtttatcgttaattattctatttttgcgCAATTATTTCCAACGTTCTGATAATTTAGGTCACTTTTCAGACAACTCGAAACGTAAGCTCGCTAACtacacttataaaatattacgtcgCGTGTCGAGAAAATTCTTCGCGTGCAGAACGATGACCTAGAGATAAAATGACGTAAGGCGGATCGCTATCTGTCCGAAATACAAGGTTCTTATCCGCTTGAGGCCGTCAACCGAAGACCAATAAAATTCGTTCGTCGTTGTTGAAGTTAGGATGTCGACTCCCCTCTCTCTGTCCTTCCTGGCGTGAGTACATCACGTACGAAAGAGAAGAATCCCAAAAATTTGCGTACAGATGACTCGAGTACGAATGATGGAATCATTCGGGGAATTTGTTTCTTTACGCAATCTCCGCAACGAGATATCGAATTGCGAGgactctctctcccttctcctctcctctcccctccctcGTCATTCGAGGAAACCTTATCTGCGTCGGTAAAAACACctcttgtatacatatatctttgataTCGTACACGCGCGGCCCTCGCTCTGGTTCTCCTGGCGTCTGGCTTATGTCCCGTCAGCTTATGTCTCCGATATAAGCCGTCTCCGTCGGGGTATACGTTAACCAACAGCTCGCCAGAGCAGCGTTATTCGGCTCCTCTCGAGTACTACTTGACATTCCAGAGAGACCTCTGGATCCCGCGTCTTATCGTGTGTCCGCCCGCTCTCTTCCCCCTCCTTCCCTTTTCGGAGATATTTAGGAGGCACATaagtgaagaaaataaatttggcgACGAAAAAGCGTATCTCTGTATCTCTGAGACGGTGGAGAGGGGAGAGCACGTCGATTGgttttgacatatttattaagtCGTTGCATATgaaatgtcattttatatCGTCGCGACTCTCGGGTAATCTTTCCGAaggatcaaaatatatttgcgatgGAGAGAAGAAACTTCCGCTATGTTTTTGTGTAGGGAGactatttacataatatcgtTTCGATCAAAAGTacagaaaatttaagaaaagcaTTAAGAGTAAGAGATATGTGCTTACggctttaataatttctacacGTTAAACTTCGTGTACTGATATGTATTCTGGACGTCCCTGTAGACTTTCGACGAAAAAAGGATGAGTTTTTTGGGCTTGCATTCTTTTCTCAGGACTATCTTCTCCGAAATACCGGTAGACGCGTACATTTCAGGTTCTCTCGCGTTCAAACACTTGACGAGATATACCGTTTGTGTCCATAATACCTTGACAAAACACAGAACCTCGAGGAGCGATTATTCGCACCGTCAGCATCATCGAAGTAGCGTGTACCTTCGGTACACTCGAGTTAATTAATGCGGTCCGCTACAATCTCTCGGATGTGAAGGGAGTTCAATCGCGAGAGAAGAATTCGAGAGACTCTCGATCGTTTTACTTAACGAATctgttcatatatttatacaaatatttgtgaCCATTCGTGAGATCCTTTCAACGTTTCTTACAAATCGATCCCATTTCATTTGCTTACACTCGCGTGATATCCGTAAAAGGGGAAACAATTGTCGCTACTTTGATGGTACTTTGTCAGAGCGTGACAGATATTTCTCGTTTAGGAGAACCGATCGATCAACCGTATGTCGTCAGCCGTACATATGTCGGCAATATTCTCGGTCGTGAACGGAACAAAATGATCTCTACGCGTATCGCGGTAAGTGACGAGAGCGATCGGTCACGCTGTCTCTCGAACGACGTGTCGTAAAACCGACAATGGCCGCGTGGACGAGACCGAGATGCGAGCGAACAGGTGCGACAGGAGGTGGGGATGGGAGGGGCGAGGACGGGAGGGAAGTCTTTCTCTCGGTAACGGTTGTCGCTCCGGTATAAAGTTGCGACGCGGCGAGGGCACCCTCAATTTTATTCGGGAAATGAGCCCCGGGCCCTTCGTCATTAAGTCCCTTCTTCCCGGTATCGGGCCGCCTGCGTGCTCGAGGAGAGACGGGAATTTTTCGCGGTGGACGCCTTCGgtgaatcttttatttattttttctttttttctttttttctttttttgttttctttttatgccGACCGCGACACGAATTATGTATACGAACACCTGTCGGCGCGAGAGGAGGGAAAAAGGATCGGGAAGGACTACGGgagagaggaggggggagggggggggaataTCGCGGCTCCGTGGACCGCGTATGATCAGCGCGTGATCCATCATCCGACGTAACCGTTCTCGCAATCGCGGAGATGCCAATGCCGCGGAGCTATGCGGATGTAACCGGTCGACGATCCGCCATCATCGCCCGAGGTTCtcttgaaaaatagaaaaaagaataaaaatgtaaatcattattatcaaattgcgCGCGGCTCCTCAAACTCgtaaaatttcgaataaaatccgaaaaaaatatacctgtgaaaaattgataaatatttttttttttttaaatatctgtcTAGAACACTAAAAATACcgcagatataattatattttcgtctTCCGCAAATCCGTGCATGATATCGTTTACGGAAATTGGAGATTAGTAGTAGAGCCGATCATGCAACGCCGATTTCGCGCAAGGTCTTCCGGAAACCGGAAGGGGCACCGGAGAACGGTTTCGCTTCGCATCATCATCACTCGATCACGCGGTCCGCGACGGACCGTATAAAGGCAACGGCGAGGAAGGGCCCCGGCCTATCAGCGATACGCtcgcgtgcgtgcgtatatACAGATGTTGCGTCGTGTCATTCTCGCGCGAGCGCGCACCGGGATGTTACGCTCGTAGAATCGCTGCACGGATTTAACCGTTTCGCAACAGATTATATACGCGCCTCTTCCTGCAACGACGAGCCTCACGGGAAGAcgcgattatatatacacgcacgtGAAAGTATGTATGTGAACTCGTATGGTTCACTTGAGGAGATGATCGTCTTAAATCTCCAAAAAGTTctagaatgtatatatttattttccgatattatatatttattttccgacCATCTCATTATGCATCTATCCATGTAAAGGCCTTCAGCCTTTATAAAACACAATGGTTTTGAagtattctaaataaaatttgtcatttattattattaattctatttattaatgatatatctcAATGGACCATCGAATTTATCAAcacaaatgaaaatatctcataatacaaataaacaatcattaaaaatttgatggtACAGATTCTCtgcaatacaaaatataataaaaaatacagtaaAAAGCAAATTTAGATTCGAAAACCGTATTACC
It encodes the following:
- the LOC126854454 gene encoding uncharacterized protein LOC126854454 → MLKHILTGQPSSTGSRHHHNDYQTSSGSLHGGHHHHHLHNNSLHQEQQPQQQQPQSQQHHHHHHYTGGAGTTRGGHRGNNGGIDVYDSMVQRSMAHQSATTPSSTHRHPLNHSQLSVNNLSQRLNHSHALNVSTLSTSKHSVNSVSPVAGANGNNNGANNNNNNHNNISVASQLGHTVISQTSALHQDRPKANGGLDISRLSRLPSQNTPSPAPAAPALPVVAGQVAGGPTVIPLNTSWSSSLSRNLHRNDEAGVKEMLTSLGLLCLVSLLLALLSVIFLLKISPLTVTSNSLISPEEFVIVYEVTLALCALALSLNLCCLLVCAIQFLFAVKLVKTSYQGHRSNKYLQKSSISRVCAVGGFFISIPVFLTGMILYTFIQFHSTPAIVTSVFIGLGIVFCGCAMVHNVFVWQKEKTNAVKAFAREQCEAAAQLQRQQQQQPYQQAHSQHQQQHQHNHQQQHHHHHQHQQSQLRPTLHTSSKIGGGSMTVHSTTSLLAQSPRGLQHSYQHHSHQHHPHQQRHVSSMSPPLSLSSPHPASQHNHLTHRGAVAAAAAATPPTTPGDRSPPSPNGVGGSGKLNRSQHLPREASGSVSPGLPAATLDLSSAATTNSPHELSTLV